The Nocardioides sp. S5 genome includes a window with the following:
- a CDS encoding DUF2269 domain-containing protein — protein sequence MAVTVPRPCRRLLLAVHLGCSVGWIGAVCAYLALAFAVPATEDPEVVRAAWIAMDLVGWYAVVPLAAGALLTGVVMGAVTKWGLLRHYWVVISLVGTALLTAVLVSHMPDVSARADIARVADDEDLLMMSSDIAHAVIGLVLLLGILVLNIYKPKGLTRYGWRKERAHAPGRQTAASI from the coding sequence GTGGCAGTGACCGTCCCACGGCCCTGCCGGCGCCTGCTGCTAGCGGTGCACCTGGGGTGCTCGGTCGGCTGGATTGGCGCCGTCTGCGCGTACCTCGCGCTGGCGTTCGCAGTACCCGCGACAGAAGACCCCGAGGTAGTCCGTGCGGCGTGGATCGCGATGGACCTGGTGGGTTGGTACGCGGTAGTGCCGCTCGCGGCAGGCGCGCTGCTCACCGGAGTGGTGATGGGAGCGGTGACGAAGTGGGGCTTGCTTCGGCACTACTGGGTGGTGATCTCGCTGGTCGGCACGGCTTTGTTGACCGCGGTGCTGGTCTCTCACATGCCCGACGTCAGCGCCCGAGCTGACATCGCCCGCGTCGCGGACGACGAGGACCTGCTGATGATGAGCAGCGACATCGCTCATGCCGTCATTGGGCTGGTGCTGTTGCTCGGCATCTTGGTGCTGAACATCTACAAACCCAAGGGTTTGACCCGCTACGGCTGGCGGAAGGAGCGGGCGCACGCGCCGGGACGTCAGACCGCGGCCAGCATCTGA
- a CDS encoding beta-phosphoglucomutase family hydrolase gives MKDLTPTGAVPPQDAVIFDMDGVVTDTASVHAQAWKRLFDAVLNDDRAQAGAGGTPRPFDADADYRRYVDGRSREDGVAAFLAARGIDIPTGSPLDPPGGWTVHGLAASKNEIYRELLAEHGVRVFAGTVELLERLRAGGVPVALVTASRNAEALLAAADLGGVFDVVVDGEVAIEAGLPGKPDPATFLEAARRLGVAPDRAAVVEDAVAGVQAARLGGFGLVVGVDRSGHREALEAAGADLVVEDVSQLDLGALRVDPWLLVYQGFDPAHEGHREALTTLGNGYMGTRGAAPERSADGVHYPGTYLAGVYNRLTSTVHGREVEDEHLVNAPNWLCLDIRPGEGSWWSQGGLSVSDERRELDLRRAVLTRHAVLTDPAGRRLRLTQRRLVSMARPHLAALETTLVADGWSGTVSIVCGIDGGVRNGNVAEYRPLADQHLRTVSDEEVDPGTLLVEVETIQSRIGIATATRTTVTTTGVTRTGAVGSTTTNESRAGHGFELTLRDGVPVTVDKTVAVFTSRDRAIASPRLAALAELAWAPNGLGDLLPAHEAAWQRLWDRFAIELDADRQTQLTLNLHLFHLLQSLSPHTAGLDAGVPARGLHGEGYRGHVFWDELFVLPVLSSHLPSVTRALLDYRHLRLDAARRAATAAGLAGAMFPWQSGSDGREETPGQLYNLLSGRWVADNSRRQRHVGLAVAYNAWQYYQATGDGDWLSHRGADLIIEVARLFTSLATYDGGEDRFHIVGVMGPDEYHDGYPGASGEGLRDNAYTNVLTAWVCQRAVDILGLTAGHDCDTLHSRLNIGPDEPARWEHLSRRLTVPFHDGMISQFAGYESLAELDWDHYRATYGNIGRLDLILETEGDTTNRYKLAKQADVLMLIYLLGPDGLAEMLRRLGYPDRPGLVEDTVEYYLGRTAHGSTLSRVVHASVLARMDPARGWRTFREALAADLDDTQGGTTREGIHLGAMAGTIDIITRAFAGIRSEDDVVVFEPRLPEGLRSARFTIVHRGQRLRVVVTPDVLEVHAQLCATRTEVRIRVGGENLAVAPGERVVLRWTPRTGARPGRMR, from the coding sequence ATGAAGGACCTGACGCCCACCGGTGCCGTGCCGCCCCAGGATGCGGTGATCTTCGACATGGACGGGGTGGTCACCGACACCGCTTCGGTCCACGCGCAGGCGTGGAAGAGGCTGTTCGACGCGGTGCTGAACGACGACCGGGCGCAGGCAGGCGCCGGAGGTACGCCGCGGCCCTTCGACGCCGACGCCGACTATCGCCGCTACGTGGACGGACGGTCGCGGGAGGACGGGGTCGCGGCCTTCCTGGCCGCCCGCGGTATCGACATCCCGACCGGGTCACCGCTGGACCCGCCCGGTGGCTGGACCGTGCACGGGCTTGCCGCGTCGAAGAACGAGATCTACCGCGAGCTCCTCGCCGAACACGGGGTGAGGGTGTTCGCCGGCACTGTGGAGCTGCTGGAGCGGCTGCGGGCCGGGGGTGTGCCGGTCGCCCTGGTCACCGCGAGCCGCAACGCGGAGGCGTTGCTCGCTGCGGCCGACCTCGGTGGGGTCTTCGATGTCGTGGTGGACGGCGAGGTGGCCATCGAGGCCGGGCTGCCGGGCAAACCGGACCCGGCCACTTTCTTGGAGGCCGCGCGCCGCCTGGGCGTGGCTCCAGACAGGGCCGCGGTGGTCGAGGATGCCGTGGCGGGGGTGCAGGCGGCCCGCCTCGGCGGTTTCGGGCTGGTGGTGGGTGTGGACCGGTCCGGGCATCGGGAGGCGCTGGAAGCCGCCGGTGCGGACCTGGTGGTGGAGGACGTCTCCCAGCTGGACCTCGGCGCGCTACGGGTCGACCCGTGGCTGCTGGTCTACCAGGGGTTCGACCCGGCTCATGAGGGGCACCGAGAAGCGCTGACCACGCTCGGCAACGGCTACATGGGAACCCGGGGTGCGGCCCCGGAGCGGTCCGCGGACGGCGTGCACTACCCCGGTACCTACCTGGCCGGGGTCTACAACCGGCTCACCTCCACCGTGCACGGCCGGGAGGTGGAGGACGAGCACCTGGTCAACGCCCCGAACTGGCTGTGCCTGGACATTCGTCCCGGTGAAGGATCGTGGTGGTCGCAGGGCGGCCTGTCGGTGTCGGACGAGCGCCGGGAGCTCGACCTGCGAAGGGCGGTGCTGACCCGGCACGCGGTGCTCACCGACCCTGCCGGTCGGCGACTGCGGTTGACCCAGCGGCGGTTGGTCTCAATGGCCCGGCCCCACCTGGCCGCCCTCGAGACCACCCTGGTCGCCGACGGTTGGAGCGGCACGGTGAGCATCGTCTGTGGCATCGACGGCGGGGTACGCAACGGCAACGTAGCGGAGTACCGGCCTCTGGCCGATCAGCACCTGCGCACGGTCTCCGACGAGGAGGTCGATCCGGGCACCCTGCTGGTGGAGGTCGAGACGATCCAGAGCCGGATCGGCATCGCCACCGCAACCCGCACCACCGTGACCACGACGGGAGTGACCCGTACCGGTGCCGTCGGCTCAACCACCACGAACGAGTCGCGGGCGGGGCACGGCTTCGAGCTGACGTTGAGAGACGGGGTACCGGTGACGGTGGACAAGACCGTCGCGGTGTTCACTTCTCGCGACCGGGCGATCGCCTCGCCGCGGCTCGCGGCGCTCGCGGAGCTGGCCTGGGCACCGAACGGACTCGGTGACCTGCTGCCCGCCCATGAGGCGGCATGGCAACGGCTGTGGGACCGGTTCGCCATCGAGCTGGATGCTGACCGGCAGACCCAGCTGACGCTCAACCTGCACCTGTTCCACCTGCTGCAGTCGCTCTCCCCGCACACAGCCGGCCTGGATGCCGGAGTGCCGGCCCGAGGCCTGCACGGGGAGGGCTACCGGGGGCACGTGTTCTGGGACGAGCTGTTCGTGCTGCCGGTGCTCAGCTCGCACCTGCCCTCGGTGACCCGCGCGCTGCTCGACTACCGGCACCTCCGTCTCGACGCAGCCCGCCGCGCTGCCACCGCCGCAGGTCTGGCCGGCGCAATGTTCCCGTGGCAGAGCGGCAGCGACGGCCGCGAGGAGACCCCCGGCCAGCTGTACAACCTGCTGTCGGGTCGGTGGGTGGCCGACAACTCCCGGCGCCAACGCCACGTCGGGCTCGCGGTCGCCTACAACGCCTGGCAGTACTATCAGGCCACCGGTGACGGCGACTGGCTGTCCCACCGTGGCGCCGACCTGATCATCGAGGTGGCCCGGCTGTTCACCAGCCTGGCCACCTACGACGGCGGCGAGGACCGGTTCCACATCGTCGGGGTGATGGGGCCCGACGAGTACCACGACGGCTACCCCGGGGCCTCCGGCGAGGGGCTGCGGGACAACGCCTACACCAACGTCCTCACCGCCTGGGTCTGCCAACGCGCCGTAGACATCTTGGGCCTGACGGCCGGACACGACTGCGACACACTGCACTCGCGCCTCAACATCGGGCCCGACGAGCCGGCCCGCTGGGAGCACCTGAGCCGCCGCCTCACGGTGCCCTTCCACGACGGGATGATCAGCCAGTTCGCCGGCTACGAGTCCCTGGCCGAGCTGGACTGGGACCACTACCGGGCCACCTACGGCAACATCGGGCGGCTCGACCTGATCCTGGAGACCGAGGGAGACACCACCAACCGGTACAAGCTCGCCAAGCAAGCCGACGTCCTCATGCTCATCTACCTCCTCGGCCCCGACGGACTCGCCGAAATGCTGCGCCGCCTCGGCTACCCCGACCGCCCAGGCCTCGTCGAGGACACCGTGGAGTACTACTTGGGACGGACCGCGCACGGCTCGACGCTGAGCCGCGTCGTGCACGCCTCGGTGCTCGCGCGTATGGACCCTGCGCGCGGGTGGCGCACCTTCCGGGAGGCGCTGGCCGCCGATCTGGACGACACTCAGGGCGGAACCACCCGCGAAGGCATCCACCTGGGGGCGATGGCCGGGACCATCGACATCATCACCCGCGCCTTCGCCGGGATCCGCAGCGAGGACGATGTGGTGGTGTTCGAGCCGCGCCTGCCAGAAGGATTGCGGTCGGCTCGGTTCACCATCGTGCACCGGGGCCAACGACTGCGGGTGGTGGTCACCCCAGACGTGCTGGAGGTGCACGCCCAGCTCTGCGCCACCAGAACGGAGGTCCGGATCCGGGTTGGAGGTGAGAACCTGGCCGTGGCCCCAGGGGAGCGCGTGGTGCTTCGGTGGACGCCGCGAACAGGTGCGCGGCCGGGCCGGATGCGCTGA
- a CDS encoding DUF305 domain-containing protein, with protein MRKSLITAVLAASLFILAACGNEDEADTAGGYNDADVTFAQEMIPHHQQAIEMAGLAESRAESEEVRELAADIEAAQGPEIETLTGWLESWGEDVPDEGMSGMDHGDMSSDDMTGMMTDDEMADLEATSGAEFDQMFLTMMIEHHEGAIEMAQTEQSEGEFPEAVAMAEEIEATQAEEIQTMQDLLNS; from the coding sequence ATGCGCAAGTCGCTGATTACCGCCGTCCTGGCGGCGTCGTTGTTCATCCTCGCTGCCTGTGGCAACGAGGATGAGGCTGATACCGCCGGCGGGTACAACGACGCCGACGTCACATTCGCCCAGGAGATGATCCCCCACCACCAGCAGGCCATCGAGATGGCAGGACTCGCCGAGTCACGCGCGGAAAGCGAGGAGGTCAGGGAGCTCGCCGCCGACATCGAGGCAGCGCAGGGTCCTGAGATCGAGACACTGACCGGGTGGCTGGAGTCATGGGGCGAGGACGTCCCCGACGAGGGCATGTCGGGCATGGATCACGGCGACATGTCGTCCGACGACATGACTGGGATGATGACCGACGACGAGATGGCCGACCTTGAGGCGACATCCGGCGCCGAGTTCGACCAGATGTTCCTGACCATGATGATCGAGCACCACGAGGGTGCGATCGAGATGGCCCAGACCGAGCAGTCTGAGGGTGAGTTCCCCGAGGCGGTCGCCATGGCCGAGGAGATTGAAGCGACGCAGGCAGAAGAGATCCAGACAATGCAGGACCTGCTGAACTCCTGA
- a CDS encoding F510_1955 family glycosylhydrolase, with the protein MKRPNAALTAVLLGAALLTGACAKGTTTTAPTADEDTSVGHIHGLGVDPADDSLYVATHFGLFHIDESGRPSRVADRYQDTMAFTVVGPGHFLGSGHPDLTEDLPAHLGLIESTDAGETWTPLALQGEADFHILEPAGDALYAYDATSGRLLRTEDRKSFDEVFQGPLISVAAVDESVPLTATNGNGRLVSIDAGSGETRELGGPPMMYLDTTADGTLAGIDPNGVVQVSTDTGRTWREVGSIDGQPAAFTISDQGWYAATETAVYQSTDDGDAWSRVL; encoded by the coding sequence ATGAAACGACCCAACGCCGCCCTCACTGCCGTCCTCCTCGGCGCCGCTCTTCTAACGGGCGCCTGCGCTAAGGGCACCACAACGACAGCGCCCACCGCCGATGAGGACACGAGCGTCGGCCACATCCATGGTCTCGGCGTCGACCCGGCCGACGACAGCCTCTACGTCGCCACCCACTTCGGCCTCTTCCACATTGACGAGAGCGGTCGGCCGAGCCGCGTCGCCGACCGGTACCAGGACACGATGGCGTTTACCGTCGTCGGCCCCGGCCACTTCCTCGGAAGCGGGCACCCGGACCTCACTGAGGACCTGCCCGCTCATCTGGGCCTGATCGAGTCCACCGATGCCGGAGAGACCTGGACGCCGCTCGCCCTCCAAGGCGAGGCGGACTTCCACATCCTCGAGCCCGCCGGTGATGCCCTCTACGCATACGACGCCACCTCAGGCCGCCTGCTGCGAACGGAGGATCGGAAGAGCTTTGACGAGGTGTTCCAGGGCCCCCTGATCAGCGTCGCGGCCGTCGACGAGAGCGTCCCGCTGACCGCGACCAACGGCAACGGCCGACTCGTCAGCATCGACGCCGGGTCCGGCGAGACCCGTGAGCTCGGCGGACCGCCCATGATGTACCTCGACACCACTGCGGACGGGACCCTGGCCGGTATCGACCCCAACGGCGTCGTCCAGGTCAGCACCGACACCGGTCGAACCTGGCGAGAGGTCGGCTCGATCGATGGTCAACCGGCCGCGTTCACCATCAGCGACCAGGGCTGGTACGCCGCAACCGAGACGGCCGTCTACCAGTCAACTGATGACGGAGACGCCTGGTCCCGCGTGCTGTGA
- a CDS encoding DUF3093 domain-containing protein: MATKSNRGAALRSLDKHSDGERDRPPYSERLRVPIRWWVQWSVMVASFWLAMIVVVPERLAWIVTAVLTATMATLLSSYGSPRIVVTARWPYAGQARIERRHLGRITALDASEMRSWAGPKASACAYLLLRPYISTGVRIDINDPQDPTPYWLVSSRRASALAAVLGSDGGRVQQHP; this comes from the coding sequence GTGGCGACCAAGAGCAACCGAGGAGCAGCGTTGCGTTCCCTAGACAAGCATTCTGACGGCGAGCGCGACCGACCCCCCTATTCGGAGCGGTTGCGCGTCCCGATCCGGTGGTGGGTTCAGTGGTCCGTGATGGTCGCAAGCTTCTGGTTGGCCATGATCGTCGTCGTTCCCGAGCGTCTCGCGTGGATCGTGACAGCCGTGCTCACAGCCACCATGGCCACCCTTCTCAGCTCCTATGGGTCCCCCAGGATCGTCGTGACCGCTCGGTGGCCCTATGCCGGGCAAGCTCGGATTGAACGACGTCACCTGGGCCGGATCACAGCGTTGGACGCGAGCGAGATGCGATCGTGGGCTGGCCCAAAGGCAAGTGCATGCGCATACCTTCTGTTGCGTCCCTACATCTCGACCGGCGTTCGGATCGACATCAACGATCCGCAGGATCCCACGCCGTACTGGCTCGTGAGCTCTCGCCGGGCCTCGGCTCTCGCAGCAGTACTCGGGAGCGATGGAGGTCGAGTTCAGCAGCATCCCTGA
- a CDS encoding acetate/propionate family kinase gives MAGTTVERWQGAGHVEPIADFLEGCEEISAVGHRVVHGGPRFAGPVVLDPEVVEYLASITDLAPLHQPRAVAGIREVSRLLDVPEVAAFDTAFHATLSPAARTYALPREWNHRWHLRRYGFHGLSHAWAVRRAANLVGRPLDELRIVSCHLGAGASLAAVRAGRSVDTTMGFTPLAGLVMATRSGSIDPGLVTWLLERGSLDVNTLTAALEQESGLRGLSGTSGDLREVLSGRARGDPDCALAFDVYVHTLVREIGAMAASAGGLDVLVFTGGVGEHSAQVRAAAAERLSHLGVALDAGANDAARADAIIGGETSTASTVVVTAAEDVEIARLVREVLGAGV, from the coding sequence GTGGCAGGCACGACCGTCGAACGCTGGCAAGGCGCCGGCCACGTCGAGCCGATCGCCGACTTCCTCGAGGGTTGCGAGGAGATCTCCGCGGTCGGCCATCGAGTGGTCCACGGTGGTCCCCGGTTCGCTGGGCCGGTGGTCCTCGATCCGGAAGTGGTTGAGTACCTGGCCTCGATCACCGACCTGGCCCCGCTTCACCAGCCGCGAGCGGTCGCCGGCATCCGCGAGGTGTCCCGGCTCCTCGACGTACCAGAGGTCGCCGCGTTCGACACCGCCTTTCATGCCACGCTAAGCCCCGCTGCGCGCACCTACGCTCTGCCCCGGGAGTGGAACCATCGGTGGCATCTGCGACGCTACGGCTTCCACGGGCTGTCCCACGCGTGGGCGGTCCGTCGGGCCGCGAACCTCGTCGGTCGTCCCCTCGACGAGCTGCGGATCGTGAGCTGCCATCTGGGCGCCGGCGCCTCGCTGGCAGCGGTGAGGGCCGGCCGCTCGGTCGACACCACGATGGGCTTCACACCGCTCGCCGGCCTGGTGATGGCCACCCGTTCGGGTTCGATCGACCCCGGCTTGGTGACGTGGCTCCTCGAGCGTGGCAGCCTCGACGTGAACACGCTCACCGCGGCGCTCGAGCAGGAGTCGGGCCTGCGGGGTCTGTCCGGCACCTCCGGCGACCTGCGTGAGGTGCTCAGCGGCCGGGCTCGCGGCGATCCCGATTGTGCCCTCGCCTTCGACGTCTACGTGCACACGCTGGTGCGCGAGATCGGCGCGATGGCCGCGAGCGCCGGCGGGCTCGACGTCCTGGTCTTCACTGGCGGTGTGGGCGAGCACTCCGCTCAGGTCCGCGCCGCGGCTGCCGAGCGACTCAGCCATCTCGGCGTGGCGCTCGACGCCGGTGCGAACGACGCAGCGCGGGCAGACGCGATCATTGGGGGTGAGACTTCAACAGCCTCAACGGTAGTCGTGACCGCCGCCGAGGACGTAGAGATCGCCCGGCTTGTGCGTGAAGTTCTGGGTGCAGGCGTCTGA
- a CDS encoding heavy metal translocating P-type ATPase: MGAAAALTALLGWYFFGPKSSRRADLSDGVQVATVTVKGGYSPSLVEVQAGTPVRLLFDRQESGDCSSRVVFADFKINQTLPAYATTAVEFTPTEPGDFEFACGMNMLHGRLRVAAASSATSPSADPLGVTAVLVRSDPTADSVEPAVSTVGPATSATGVPRAGDGSVGSMHGSSTQPESEGDAEERERAAEITDLRRRVVFGAVLTVPVLLAVMLTEFFDVTWVPDLLMNPWLQLALISPVMGYTGWPIHKTGWLALAHRSADMNSLITLGTIAAFGYSLVVTFVPGVLPQDVREVYYEAVGVIITLILLGRLLETKAKAGTGEAIRTLIGLQPRTARIVRDGVELEVAIDDVRLADVVVVRPGEKLPVDGEVLEGSSSVDESMVTGEPIPVTKKPGDAVIGATINQTGTFRYNATKVGADTMLAQIINLVRQAQGSKAPIQRLVDRVSSYFVPAVIGIAIWTFVIWALVGPPPAFVFALVAAVSVLIIACPCALGLATPLSITVGTGKGATAGILIRSAEALETAHKLDTVVLDKTGTITKGTPALTDVRPTGGYTKDQLLALVAAVERSSEHPLAAAIVAGAHARDLDLPEVIAFDSVTGQGVRALVEGREVLVGNHRLLTGAGIDIQALQRDVQLLAADGKTPMLAAVDGDAAGVIGVADTLKDGSAAAVAALVQRGIEVVMMTGDNRATAAAIARQVGINRVVAEVMPEHKAREVKRLQGEGRIVGMVGDGINDAPALAQADVGSAIGTGTDVAIESSDITLISGALSGLVTAVDLSRATMRNIRQNLVFAFLYNGLGIPIAAGALYPTFGWTLSPMIAAGAMALSSLSVVANANRLRGFTPQPVHDVADIRATDPVVEVGGDEEKEITMSESATDPVCGMSIDPTSAAASAEHGGRTFYFCSTHCADQFRAEPDTYATAAN; the protein is encoded by the coding sequence GTGGGGGCAGCAGCCGCGTTGACTGCCCTTCTCGGCTGGTACTTTTTCGGCCCGAAGAGCAGCCGACGGGCAGACCTCAGCGATGGCGTACAAGTCGCCACCGTCACCGTGAAGGGCGGCTACAGCCCCAGCTTGGTCGAGGTGCAGGCCGGAACGCCGGTGCGGCTACTCTTCGACCGGCAGGAGAGCGGCGACTGCTCCTCCCGCGTGGTGTTTGCGGACTTCAAGATCAACCAGACCTTGCCCGCCTACGCCACCACTGCAGTGGAGTTCACGCCGACCGAACCTGGTGACTTCGAGTTCGCCTGCGGCATGAACATGCTGCACGGCCGCCTCCGCGTCGCGGCAGCGTCGAGCGCCACCTCTCCCAGCGCCGACCCCTTGGGCGTCACGGCTGTCCTGGTCCGGTCGGATCCAACGGCCGATAGTGTCGAGCCAGCCGTCAGCACCGTTGGTCCGGCAACTTCGGCGACCGGAGTTCCGCGAGCTGGTGACGGGTCGGTCGGCTCCATGCATGGGTCGTCGACGCAGCCGGAGTCGGAGGGGGACGCTGAGGAGCGGGAGCGCGCAGCCGAGATCACGGATCTGCGTCGCCGGGTGGTCTTCGGTGCGGTTCTCACTGTTCCAGTGCTGCTGGCGGTCATGCTCACCGAGTTCTTCGACGTCACCTGGGTGCCGGACCTGCTGATGAACCCATGGCTCCAGCTGGCACTCATCAGCCCGGTGATGGGTTACACCGGCTGGCCGATCCACAAGACAGGCTGGCTGGCACTGGCGCACCGCAGCGCCGACATGAACTCCCTGATCACGCTGGGCACCATCGCGGCCTTCGGATACAGCCTCGTGGTGACGTTCGTCCCCGGCGTCCTGCCTCAGGACGTCCGCGAGGTCTACTACGAGGCCGTCGGGGTCATCATCACCCTGATCCTGCTCGGCAGGCTCCTGGAGACCAAGGCCAAGGCCGGCACCGGCGAGGCGATCAGGACCCTGATCGGCCTGCAACCGCGGACCGCGCGGATCGTCCGAGATGGCGTGGAGCTGGAGGTGGCCATCGACGACGTCAGGCTCGCCGACGTCGTGGTGGTTCGACCGGGCGAGAAGCTGCCCGTGGACGGGGAGGTCCTCGAGGGCAGCTCGTCGGTCGACGAGTCGATGGTCACCGGAGAACCGATCCCGGTCACCAAGAAGCCCGGCGACGCCGTCATCGGGGCCACGATCAATCAGACCGGAACCTTCCGGTACAACGCCACCAAGGTCGGGGCCGACACCATGCTGGCTCAGATCATCAACCTGGTGCGCCAGGCCCAGGGGTCCAAGGCGCCCATCCAGCGTCTGGTGGACAGGGTGTCCAGCTACTTCGTCCCTGCCGTCATCGGCATCGCGATCTGGACCTTCGTCATCTGGGCGCTCGTTGGGCCGCCGCCCGCCTTCGTCTTCGCCCTCGTCGCCGCCGTCTCCGTCCTGATCATCGCCTGCCCGTGCGCACTCGGACTGGCCACACCGCTGTCGATCACCGTGGGCACTGGCAAGGGGGCCACCGCAGGGATCCTGATCCGATCCGCGGAGGCCTTGGAAACCGCCCACAAGCTCGACACGGTCGTGCTCGACAAGACCGGAACGATCACCAAGGGCACACCCGCGCTGACCGACGTTCGCCCCACAGGTGGGTACACGAAGGACCAGCTCCTCGCTCTCGTCGCTGCAGTTGAGCGCTCCTCAGAGCACCCACTGGCCGCAGCCATCGTCGCGGGCGCCCACGCCCGGGACCTGGACCTTCCCGAAGTCATAGCCTTCGACTCGGTGACAGGGCAAGGCGTGCGCGCGCTCGTCGAGGGCCGCGAGGTGCTGGTCGGCAACCACCGCCTGCTCACGGGGGCCGGCATCGACATCCAAGCCCTCCAGCGCGACGTCCAGCTCCTCGCCGCCGACGGCAAGACCCCGATGTTGGCGGCCGTGGATGGTGACGCGGCGGGTGTAATCGGGGTCGCGGACACGCTCAAGGACGGCTCAGCAGCGGCGGTGGCGGCGCTCGTGCAGCGCGGCATCGAGGTCGTCATGATGACCGGCGACAACCGCGCGACAGCCGCCGCGATCGCCCGTCAGGTGGGAATCAACCGGGTGGTGGCCGAGGTCATGCCCGAGCACAAGGCTCGGGAGGTCAAGCGCCTCCAAGGAGAAGGCCGCATTGTCGGCATGGTCGGCGACGGGATCAACGACGCCCCGGCATTGGCGCAGGCAGACGTCGGCTCCGCCATCGGCACCGGTACCGACGTGGCGATCGAGTCCTCCGACATCACCTTGATCTCCGGGGCCCTGTCTGGGCTCGTCACGGCAGTGGACCTCTCGCGCGCCACCATGCGCAACATCCGGCAGAACCTGGTGTTCGCATTCCTCTACAACGGCTTGGGGATCCCGATCGCCGCGGGGGCTCTGTACCCGACCTTCGGCTGGACACTGAGCCCGATGATCGCGGCTGGGGCCATGGCGCTGTCTTCGCTGTCCGTCGTGGCCAACGCCAACCGGCTGCGCGGATTCACCCCACAACCAGTCCACGACGTCGCCGACATTCGAGCCACCGACCCGGTGGTGGAGGTGGGAGGCGACGAAGAAAAGGAGATCACCATGTCCGAGAGCGCCACCGACCCCGTCTGTGGGATGAGCATCGATCCGACGTCCGCGGCAGCGTCCGCCGAGCACGGCGGCCGCACGTTCTACTTCTGCTCCACCCACTGCGCGGACCAATTCCGCGCTGAGCCCGACACGTACGCCACCGCCGCCAACTAG
- a CDS encoding DMT family transporter, producing MLFVTAAWGACFVAIEWGLRDAPVLWFAALRGLVAGVALLLLAGAQRRPAPPGLRVWGQITLLGLVNVTIAFAAMFAGVAGLATGTAAVLANAQPLLILLPAWWLYGEALSRRTVMAMVFGFAGLVLVAVPGGGGEGAVLSLTAATAITAGTLLSRRLGGLDVIVTTGWHFVIGGVAGAALAAAVEGAPLIAWTPRFVAVLGFLSLIGTAAAFVVWFTEVQRSRLDQLSAWTFLTPVFGIALAALVLGERPDGWTAIGLFTVLVALWIILRPQSAGSADADEAL from the coding sequence ATGCTGTTCGTCACCGCGGCATGGGGCGCCTGCTTCGTGGCCATCGAGTGGGGGCTGCGGGACGCACCGGTGCTCTGGTTCGCCGCACTCCGCGGACTCGTGGCGGGCGTGGCACTGTTGCTGCTCGCCGGCGCCCAGCGGCGCCCAGCGCCGCCGGGGCTCCGGGTCTGGGGACAGATCACGCTGCTGGGCCTGGTCAACGTCACGATCGCCTTCGCCGCGATGTTCGCCGGTGTCGCAGGACTGGCCACGGGCACCGCCGCGGTGCTGGCGAACGCCCAGCCGTTGCTCATCCTTCTCCCGGCGTGGTGGCTGTACGGGGAGGCGCTGTCGCGGCGGACCGTGATGGCGATGGTGTTCGGGTTCGCCGGCCTGGTGCTGGTCGCGGTGCCCGGCGGGGGTGGGGAAGGGGCGGTGTTGTCACTGACTGCGGCGACGGCGATCACAGCCGGAACGCTGCTGTCCCGCCGACTGGGTGGGCTGGACGTGATCGTGACGACCGGTTGGCACTTCGTGATCGGGGGAGTGGCCGGCGCGGCGCTCGCGGCCGCGGTGGAGGGTGCACCGCTGATCGCGTGGACGCCGCGGTTCGTCGCGGTGCTCGGATTCCTGTCCCTGATCGGCACAGCCGCCGCGTTCGTGGTGTGGTTCACCGAGGTCCAGCGTTCCAGGCTGGACCAGCTGAGCGCCTGGACCTTCCTGACCCCCGTGTTCGGCATCGCCCTCGCTGCGCTGGTGCTGGGGGAGAGGCCGGACGGCTGGACCGCGATCGGGCTGTTCACGGTGCTGGTCGCGCTCTGGATCATCCTGCGGCCGCAATCGGCCGGTTCCGCCGACGCCGACGAGGCGCTGTGA
- a CDS encoding DUF6153 family protein yields the protein MLELRRPASVRGPSYALAAVAIALFGLLSMHGWGSHTGTHSMRAMPESANVMIAASDPIWHDHSGRDASAPDISEQIVAGHVAGWDSGEPVSESGVGAFGLCLAVLAGLLWGIALLLERRGVRIPRTLQPTWQFPLFIGRDRDPPDLGMLCVIRC from the coding sequence ATGCTGGAGCTTCGAAGACCGGCCTCGGTCCGCGGCCCGAGTTACGCGCTCGCCGCGGTGGCCATCGCGCTGTTCGGCCTTCTGTCCATGCACGGCTGGGGTTCCCATACCGGCACTCACTCCATGAGAGCGATGCCCGAGAGCGCGAACGTCATGATCGCCGCGAGCGACCCCATCTGGCATGACCACTCCGGACGGGACGCCAGTGCCCCGGATATCTCCGAACAGATCGTCGCTGGTCACGTAGCGGGATGGGATTCCGGGGAGCCCGTCAGCGAGAGCGGAGTTGGGGCTTTTGGCCTCTGCCTAGCCGTGCTGGCCGGCCTGCTGTGGGGAATCGCCCTTCTGCTCGAACGTAGGGGCGTCCGCATCCCTCGCACCCTGCAGCCCACGTGGCAGTTCCCACTGTTCATCGGGCGCGACCGCGACCCGCCCGACCTCGGCATGCTGTGTGTGATCCGCTGCTGA